In Caldicellulosiruptor obsidiansis OB47, a single window of DNA contains:
- a CDS encoding 50S ribosomal protein L25/general stress protein Ctc yields MEPVLVYNRRDVFTKSNLNKLRKEGYIPAVAYGDDIKSLPGYVSKKEFEKLYHQKGLAGKIKISIDGKERTALIKEVQTHYTKGNIIHVDFQILSENKPIYVEVPIIFENAEILKSRGLVLQRQMDTVEIEGLPKDIPEHLVIDLMGYEKPTAIKLRDIKLPEGIKITEDLDEVVAVIDVSEITEEAEAEEKKEETSSNG; encoded by the coding sequence ATGGAACCAGTACTTGTCTACAACAGAAGGGACGTATTTACAAAGAGCAATTTAAACAAACTCAGAAAAGAAGGATACATCCCTGCTGTTGCGTATGGTGATGACATAAAGAGCCTTCCTGGGTATGTTTCTAAAAAGGAGTTTGAAAAATTATATCATCAAAAAGGTTTGGCCGGTAAGATAAAGATTTCAATTGATGGGAAAGAGAGAACTGCTCTTATAAAAGAGGTTCAGACACATTATACAAAAGGGAATATAATTCATGTGGATTTTCAAATACTTTCTGAAAACAAGCCTATCTATGTTGAGGTGCCAATTATATTTGAGAACGCAGAGATTTTGAAATCAAGAGGACTTGTGCTTCAAAGACAGATGGACACAGTAGAAATAGAAGGGCTTCCTAAGGATATTCCAGAGCATTTGGTAATTGACTTGATGGGCTATGAAAAGCCTACAGCTATAAAGTTGAGAGATATAAAACTTCCAGAGGGAATCAAAATAACAGAAGATTTAGATGAGGTTGTTGCAGTAATTGACGTAAGTGAAATTACAGAAGAAGCAGAGGCTGAGGAGAAGAAAGAAGAGACTTCTTCAAACGGATGA
- a CDS encoding YesL family protein: protein MAGFFGFFDYTKPGPGVPENEPPKSKFIVFFEVLARKFWKLCWLNILYFLVSLPILILLYFIIGNYIAPIIQSATKGAGNIKDIQSLQGFLMTAFGLTLLSGFMVFGIGPTTAGFTYIVRNFAREEHAWVTSDFFEHTKKNLKEGIISFITDLLVLWIFSVAIRFYSVQSLKYPSVGIIKYFLVFTLFIYFMMHIYIYPMMVTYNLKVRHIYKNAFIFTILKLPHTIGMFLLLATVWLLPFLLLFVTRFIPVLLLYPLIWVSIIGLAQNFYTNYIFGIYLNPQKENEEQHESQENTELSSDKDDDSHSKDSV from the coding sequence GTGGCAGGATTTTTTGGATTCTTTGATTATACAAAGCCTGGGCCGGGTGTACCAGAAAACGAGCCTCCAAAATCAAAGTTTATAGTATTTTTTGAAGTACTTGCGAGAAAGTTTTGGAAACTGTGCTGGTTAAATATTTTATACTTTCTTGTTTCATTACCAATATTAATATTGCTCTACTTTATAATTGGCAATTATATAGCTCCTATTATCCAGTCTGCAACAAAAGGAGCTGGAAACATAAAAGATATTCAGTCACTTCAAGGTTTTTTGATGACAGCTTTCGGCTTGACACTTTTAAGTGGATTTATGGTGTTTGGTATAGGACCAACAACTGCAGGTTTTACGTATATTGTGAGGAACTTTGCAAGGGAAGAACATGCGTGGGTTACAAGTGATTTTTTTGAACATACAAAAAAGAACCTCAAAGAAGGAATAATAAGTTTTATAACAGATTTGTTGGTGTTGTGGATATTTTCTGTAGCTATACGATTTTATTCAGTTCAAAGTCTTAAATATCCCAGTGTAGGAATTATAAAGTACTTTTTGGTATTTACACTTTTTATCTATTTCATGATGCACATATATATCTATCCCATGATGGTAACATACAACCTGAAAGTGAGACACATTTATAAAAATGCTTTTATCTTCACCATTTTAAAACTTCCTCATACTATCGGAATGTTTTTGTTGTTGGCAACAGTATGGCTGCTTCCTTTCCTACTTTTATTTGTGACACGATTTATACCGGTGCTACTTCTTTATCCCTTGATATGGGTGAGCATAATTGGGCTTGCCCAAAATTTCTACACAAACTATATCTTTGGAATATATCTCAATCCCCAAAAGGAAAATGAAGAGCAGCATGAAAGTCAAGAAAATACTGAACTTTCTTCCGACAAAGATGATGACAGTCACAGCAAAGATAGTGTATAA
- a CDS encoding CarD family transcriptional regulator, whose amino-acid sequence MYKVGDTIIHPLHGAGRIVEIVEEKVFDSVQKYYVVKILYNGMKVLVPVKSASEIGIRNVISEEEANRVFELLKDNSFKVDINSCGNYNKRIRENQQKLKSGNIYCVVEVLKMLAMREKIKGLSTNEKMMFNTAKQILVSELGLAKGLDMEEVERIVDSILFELETAE is encoded by the coding sequence ATGTATAAGGTAGGAGATACTATAATACACCCTTTGCATGGAGCAGGCAGGATAGTTGAGATAGTTGAGGAGAAGGTTTTCGATAGTGTTCAGAAATATTATGTGGTAAAAATATTGTACAATGGAATGAAGGTACTGGTGCCTGTCAAAAGCGCATCAGAGATTGGTATTCGGAACGTGATTTCTGAAGAGGAAGCAAACAGGGTATTTGAACTTTTGAAAGACAACAGTTTTAAGGTTGACATAAACAGCTGTGGAAATTATAACAAGCGAATAAGAGAAAATCAGCAAAAGCTAAAGAGCGGAAATATTTACTGCGTTGTAGAAGTTTTAAAGATGCTTGCAATGAGAGAAAAAATAAAAGGACTTTCGACAAACGAAAAGATGATGTTCAACACTGCAAAACAGATTTTAGTAAGTGAGCTTGGACTTGCGAAAGGTCTTGACATGGAAGAAGTTGAGAGGATAGTTGACAGTATTTTATTTGAGCTTGAGACGGCAGAGTAA
- a CDS encoding LCP family protein, producing MERTRNKKIVISIIISILLICVAVGGYIYKVFVIDAKHIEKVFTKKTQTSKISSLKYPFDDSSVNILIVGLDKASNRTLYDMHRTDTILFININFKDKKVKGISIPRDTLTQIYKVEKWDKINSAFGYGGGEKKEGFIYTMETVSKLLGGMPVDYYVGFDLDAIRKVVNILGGVYVNVEVPVRVKTKWVDIDLKPGYQKLNGIETLYYALWRKTPGGDIDRIKRDKELILSVFQQLKESNKIIKLPEIYWKIRKHFFTNLSLQQITSLAYFAQSMNKEDMIFESIPGTYFNYAGVSYWKPDYEGIKKLVKDLLGYDIEIDLQLPERFKYTPRIVKHKTSNSSPKTVKQSLQTTSQGHQKTTEEQTQQSSSIDTSLPAQNSDNPSTGNTTAQTQQSSQALESQQTLPPENTQDSLYKNQGQTSAVQSDSSPSTNSDVNTNVYSEGR from the coding sequence ATGGAAAGGACAAGAAATAAAAAGATTGTGATTTCAATTATAATTTCAATTTTGCTTATATGTGTAGCTGTGGGTGGGTACATTTACAAGGTTTTTGTTATTGATGCAAAACATATTGAGAAGGTTTTCACAAAAAAAACGCAAACATCTAAAATCTCCTCTTTAAAGTATCCTTTTGATGACAGTAGTGTGAACATTTTGATTGTGGGACTTGACAAGGCAAGCAACAGAACATTGTACGATATGCACCGAACAGACACAATTTTGTTTATAAACATTAATTTCAAAGATAAAAAAGTTAAAGGAATTTCTATTCCAAGAGATACACTTACGCAAATATACAAAGTTGAAAAATGGGACAAGATTAACAGTGCATTTGGTTATGGAGGAGGAGAGAAAAAAGAAGGTTTTATATATACAATGGAAACTGTGAGCAAACTCTTGGGTGGGATGCCGGTTGATTATTACGTTGGATTTGACCTTGATGCTATAAGAAAGGTTGTAAACATATTGGGCGGTGTTTATGTCAATGTTGAGGTACCAGTGAGGGTAAAAACAAAGTGGGTGGACATTGATTTAAAACCGGGGTATCAGAAACTGAATGGCATAGAAACTCTTTATTATGCGCTTTGGAGAAAAACTCCTGGTGGTGACATAGACAGGATAAAAAGAGATAAAGAGCTAATTCTTTCGGTTTTTCAGCAGCTTAAAGAAAGTAATAAGATAATAAAACTGCCAGAAATATATTGGAAGATAAGAAAACACTTTTTTACCAATCTTTCTCTTCAGCAGATAACATCGCTTGCTTATTTTGCCCAGAGCATGAACAAAGAAGATATGATATTTGAGAGTATTCCTGGCACTTATTTTAACTATGCCGGAGTGAGCTACTGGAAACCAGATTATGAAGGGATAAAAAAGCTTGTAAAGGACCTTCTTGGCTATGACATTGAAATAGACCTTCAGCTTCCTGAAAGATTTAAATATACACCGCGAATTGTAAAACATAAGACCAGTAATTCTTCCCCAAAAACTGTAAAGCAAAGTTTACAGACTACAAGCCAAGGACACCAGAAAACAACAGAAGAGCAAACTCAGCAAAGTAGTTCAATTGATACTTCCTTGCCTGCACAAAATTCAGATAATCCTTCAACTGGGAATACTACTGCCCAGACCCAGCAATCTTCGCAAGCACTGGAAAGTCAGCAAACTTTGCCACCCGAAAATACTCAAGATAGCTTGTACAAAAATCAAGGTCAGACTTCAGCAGTCCAAAGTGATTCTTCACCCTCTACAAACTCAGATGTAAATACAAATGTTTATAGTGAGGGCAGGTAG
- a CDS encoding glycosyltransferase family 4 protein, translating to MKKVLVLSSAHPWDDERVFNKITKSLSKKYETALCAVADKQFFEVDQIKIFGLPKLPRSRRYKNYLKIIKIIKEFKPDIIHFHDPDLLVLSLYFKFFLKKKVIYDVHEDYPLAFKDRRYFPGPFTMLFSILFNLAEKTISRLLDGVVTVTEDIYLKFNCKNKEVIKNYPVAETFLEEKDDTVDGTLNLIYIGSVSQNRGITNLILAVKSLHELDIRLDIVGPAENQKYFEEIKKYEDEKIKIWGRVPKKDIPGILKNAHVGFVTLLPLSRYKTSLPLKLFEYMAAKVAVIASDFELWRRIVEEADCGVLVDPTDIQSICQAILFFYNNRDQIIKKGLNGHKAFMEKYNWAKEEKKLFQFYERIVEY from the coding sequence TTGAAAAAGGTGCTGGTTTTATCTTCTGCCCATCCATGGGATGATGAAAGAGTGTTCAACAAGATAACCAAGAGTCTTTCGAAAAAGTATGAAACAGCCCTATGTGCTGTTGCAGACAAGCAATTTTTTGAAGTGGACCAAATAAAGATTTTTGGACTTCCAAAATTACCCCGCTCAAGAAGATATAAAAATTATTTAAAAATCATAAAGATAATTAAGGAATTTAAACCTGACATCATTCACTTTCATGACCCTGACCTTTTGGTTTTATCCTTGTACTTTAAGTTTTTCTTAAAGAAAAAAGTGATATATGACGTGCATGAGGACTATCCTTTGGCTTTCAAAGACAGAAGATATTTTCCAGGGCCGTTTACCATGCTGTTTTCAATACTTTTTAATCTTGCCGAAAAAACTATAAGCAGACTTTTAGACGGTGTTGTGACTGTTACAGAAGACATATATTTAAAATTTAATTGCAAGAACAAGGAGGTTATCAAAAATTATCCTGTTGCTGAGACATTTTTGGAAGAAAAAGATGACACTGTTGATGGAACCTTAAACCTCATATATATAGGAAGCGTTTCGCAAAACAGAGGAATAACAAACTTGATCTTAGCAGTGAAAAGTTTGCATGAACTTGACATAAGATTAGACATTGTTGGTCCTGCTGAAAATCAAAAATACTTTGAAGAGATAAAGAAATACGAAGATGAAAAAATAAAGATATGGGGGAGAGTTCCTAAAAAAGATATTCCTGGAATTTTAAAAAATGCACATGTTGGGTTTGTAACGCTTTTGCCTCTTTCGCGGTATAAAACTTCACTTCCTTTGAAACTTTTTGAATACATGGCTGCAAAGGTAGCTGTTATTGCTTCAGATTTTGAACTTTGGAGAAGAATAGTTGAAGAAGCAGACTGTGGTGTTTTAGTTGACCCTACAGATATTCAGTCTATCTGTCAAGCTATATTGTTTTTTTACAACAACAGAGACCAGATAATAAAGAAAGGTTTAAATGGTCATAAGGCATTTATGGAAAAGTACAACTGGGCAAAAGAGGAGAAAAAACTTTTTCAATTTTACGAAAGAATTGTAGAGTATTGA
- a CDS encoding O-antigen ligase family protein: MENAFRVRLKQQVIPAILYLTFLSGFFGSTLAYPKLSYLFAYRIFLAFLFFFIFIDLMLNGIELKSFLNFSTFFLIGWCAYSLLSFLWAQNVKSAVRDQIFLTINIFVILIFMYYSKYLRWDVFEKIILISFIIHLAVGYLEVVTDKHLWTSKVPLYNLHRTPSTFFANPNDFATYLVLYLPFILAVAVNKSDNNFFKKWAAFLGAVLAIPLLILTTSRANYIGFLLALFIYFLLAGKDQKKSLLQYGAIFLFFLMLITGFRLDFGAFNKAVEMIKIQISSLVDFSQAYLSSNVRRELLIVYGLSFLYDYLFFGVGSGNSRVLMEKVKQYTVNVELHNWFLDVLVCYGVIIFILYLIWIVYILYNLFKIKKSSNTLNLPTIPLISSISAFFISSISSSKMIEMRIMWFVFALSLFVLAKSKKEEGEY; encoded by the coding sequence ATGGAGAATGCATTTAGAGTTAGATTGAAGCAGCAGGTTATTCCAGCTATTTTGTACTTGACCTTTTTGAGTGGTTTTTTTGGAAGTACGCTTGCGTATCCAAAGTTGAGCTACCTTTTTGCATATAGAATATTTTTGGCATTTTTGTTTTTTTTCATTTTTATTGACTTGATGTTAAATGGGATTGAGCTGAAAAGTTTTCTTAACTTTTCGACTTTTTTTCTAATAGGGTGGTGTGCCTACTCACTTTTAAGTTTTTTATGGGCTCAGAATGTAAAAAGTGCAGTGAGGGACCAGATTTTTTTAACAATCAATATATTTGTGATATTGATATTTATGTATTACTCAAAATATCTTAGATGGGATGTTTTTGAAAAAATAATATTGATTTCATTTATAATCCATCTTGCTGTAGGCTATTTAGAAGTAGTGACTGACAAACATTTGTGGACATCTAAGGTACCTTTATATAATCTTCATAGAACTCCTTCAACCTTTTTTGCAAATCCAAACGATTTTGCAACTTATTTAGTTTTATATTTGCCTTTTATTTTAGCTGTTGCGGTAAACAAGAGTGATAATAATTTTTTCAAAAAGTGGGCAGCCTTTTTAGGCGCAGTTTTGGCTATCCCACTTTTGATTCTTACCACAAGCAGAGCAAATTACATAGGATTTTTGTTAGCTTTGTTTATTTATTTTCTATTAGCTGGTAAAGACCAGAAAAAGAGTCTTCTACAGTATGGGGCTATATTTTTATTTTTTTTAATGCTTATAACAGGTTTTAGACTGGACTTTGGAGCGTTTAATAAGGCAGTTGAAATGATAAAAATTCAGATTTCTTCGCTTGTTGATTTTTCCCAGGCTTATCTTTCATCTAATGTGCGGCGAGAACTTTTGATTGTGTATGGTCTTTCGTTTTTGTATGACTATCTCTTTTTTGGAGTTGGTTCAGGCAACAGCAGGGTTTTGATGGAAAAGGTAAAACAGTATACTGTAAATGTTGAACTTCATAATTGGTTTTTGGATGTTCTTGTGTGTTACGGCGTGATAATATTCATCTTGTATCTTATTTGGATAGTCTATATACTTTACAATCTTTTTAAAATAAAAAAGAGCAGTAATACTTTAAACCTACCAACAATCCCTTTAATAAGCTCTATTTCTGCCTTTTTTATATCAAGCATAAGTTCATCAAAGATGATTGAGATGAGGATAATGTGGTTTGTATTTGCACTTTCGCTGTTTGTTTTAGCAAAGTCAAAAAAAGAAGAAGGAGAGTATTGA
- a CDS encoding O-antigen ligase family protein — protein sequence MCRLISYLKTNKYEFLLAVGAAATMQFVRYSYFPVYLFFLVVFFTAFYVYKLKIKFDILNFVPMFFYVGLALISLLLLNVSLDKDKAIIGVINAFVFPAIFYIFLISCNEDCILKTEKIWLFLLAIASVVCIFEFLYYIAFKSFRERTISIFFNPNIFAFFLVMVYPLVINKLEDEKSKLLLSLLIFIEILLSGSRTGFVVYIFEFLLINIYLIRKNILPVFLALTGIVTIFLPKILYRIPKLNDITNPKTAVGQRVFVIEFVLRYFSHKSLFEGIGAGQFELFFRKLKAPGIVALHSAHNLFLNTLIEYGIIGYMILVFIVYFSVFLSAYNFFKHKEEYDRNILIGFILITIFQMFDMAEITNSRMLLINMLYTFYLFLPIYRFKRWRATDGECI from the coding sequence ATGTGCCGGCTGATCAGTTACTTGAAAACCAATAAGTATGAATTTTTGCTTGCTGTAGGTGCTGCTGCTACTATGCAATTTGTTAGATATTCGTATTTTCCTGTATATTTGTTCTTCTTGGTGGTATTTTTTACAGCCTTTTATGTCTATAAACTGAAAATAAAATTTGACATTTTGAATTTTGTTCCTATGTTTTTTTATGTGGGCCTTGCATTGATTTCTCTCTTGTTACTAAATGTCAGTTTAGACAAGGACAAGGCTATTATAGGTGTAATAAATGCTTTTGTATTCCCAGCAATATTTTATATCTTCCTCATTTCATGTAACGAAGATTGCATTTTGAAAACAGAAAAAATATGGTTGTTTTTATTAGCAATTGCTTCAGTTGTATGTATTTTTGAATTTTTATACTATATAGCTTTCAAAAGTTTTAGAGAGAGAACTATTTCAATCTTTTTTAATCCAAATATATTTGCGTTTTTTTTAGTTATGGTTTATCCGCTTGTGATAAACAAGTTAGAAGACGAAAAGTCAAAACTTTTGTTATCACTTTTAATATTTATAGAAATCTTACTTTCTGGGTCAAGGACAGGGTTTGTAGTATATATATTTGAGTTTCTTCTTATAAATATTTACCTTATTAGAAAAAATATCTTACCAGTTTTCTTGGCACTGACTGGTATAGTGACTATTTTTCTACCTAAAATTCTTTACAGAATTCCAAAACTAAATGATATAACAAATCCTAAGACAGCTGTGGGGCAGAGAGTTTTTGTAATTGAGTTTGTCTTAAGATATTTTTCACACAAAAGCTTGTTCGAAGGAATAGGAGCAGGTCAATTTGAATTATTTTTTAGAAAATTAAAAGCGCCGGGTATAGTTGCACTTCACTCGGCACATAATTTGTTTTTAAATACCCTCATTGAATATGGTATAATAGGATATATGATTTTGGTTTTTATAGTTTATTTTTCGGTTTTTCTTTCTGCATATAATTTTTTTAAACACAAAGAAGAATATGATAGAAATATTCTTATTGGATTTATTCTTATAACCATTTTTCAGATGTTTGATATGGCTGAAATTACAAATAGTAGGATGCTGTTAATTAACATGTTATATACATTTTATCTTTTCTTGCCTATTTACAGATTTAAAAGGTGGAGAGCTACAGATGGAGAATGCATTTAG
- a CDS encoding acyltransferase, with protein sequence MRFISEKAKIAEDVEMGYFVVIEDDVKIGSGCKIGHNVIIKKGSIIGDNVEISDGTIIGKSPQKAIASKTTEEIVLPPAKIGNNVKIGANSIIYRGAFISDNVFIADLVTIRENVSIGEYTIIGRGVSIENKTIIGSYCKIETNAYITALSEIEDWAFIAPCVVTSNDNFAGRGKDRAKYFKGVTVKRGGRIGANATVLPGKVIGEEGFVGAGSVVTKDVMPRKIVVGNPAREIKDVPADQLLENQ encoded by the coding sequence ATGAGATTTATAAGTGAGAAAGCAAAAATAGCTGAAGACGTTGAAATGGGCTATTTTGTTGTGATAGAAGATGATGTTAAGATAGGTAGCGGATGCAAGATTGGTCACAACGTAATTATAAAAAAAGGAAGCATTATAGGAGACAATGTCGAAATTTCTGATGGGACAATTATAGGAAAATCTCCTCAAAAGGCTATTGCGAGCAAAACCACAGAAGAAATTGTTCTTCCACCCGCTAAAATAGGCAACAACGTCAAGATTGGAGCAAATAGCATAATCTATAGAGGTGCTTTTATTTCAGACAATGTCTTTATAGCTGATCTTGTGACAATAAGAGAAAATGTAAGTATTGGTGAATACACCATTATAGGTCGTGGTGTTAGCATAGAAAACAAAACAATTATTGGAAGCTATTGCAAAATAGAGACAAATGCATATATCACTGCTCTTTCAGAGATTGAAGATTGGGCGTTTATTGCACCGTGTGTTGTTACCTCAAACGATAATTTTGCGGGAAGAGGGAAGGACAGGGCAAAGTATTTCAAAGGTGTTACAGTGAAACGAGGTGGCAGGATAGGTGCAAATGCAACTGTGCTTCCCGGCAAGGTTATTGGAGAAGAAGGGTTTGTAGGTGCCGGTAGTGTTGTTACAAAAGATGTCATGCCAAGAAAGATTGTTGTGGGAAATCCTGCAAGGGAGATAAAAGATGTGCCGGCTGATCAGTTACTTGAAAACCAATAA
- a CDS encoding Gfo/Idh/MocA family protein: MEKLKICLVGCGRISFKHAEAYANNYDQLEVVGFCDLDSQKALRTRRKYYELLATKGIEIKKDIPIYTDYIKMLKDQECDVVDIATYSGCHAEQTLVALDFNKHVIVEKPMALSIEDADLMIKKAREKKKVLGVCLQNRFNKSVQKLKSTIDSGKFGKILYAVASIRWNRNNEYYRQDSWRGTWEQDGGALMNQCTHNIDLLQWIIGSEVDEIYGDIETFLRPIEAEDTGFAILKFKSGARGIVEGTTCVWPSNLEETLSVFGQTGTAVLGGTSVNRIVVWRVPDEDEKEALEKFAENPDNVYGFGHTPLFRDVIEAIKSGRNPLVTGEEGKKSLEIILGIYKSAIEKRPVKLPVTNFSTMNMKNSYERQRLVR; this comes from the coding sequence ATGGAAAAGTTAAAAATCTGTCTTGTTGGATGTGGGAGAATATCATTCAAACATGCTGAGGCTTATGCCAACAACTATGACCAGCTTGAGGTTGTGGGATTTTGTGACTTAGATAGCCAGAAAGCTTTGAGGACAAGACGAAAGTATTATGAACTGCTTGCAACCAAAGGAATTGAAATAAAAAAGGATATACCCATATACACCGATTATATAAAGATGTTAAAAGATCAAGAATGTGACGTAGTTGACATAGCAACATACAGTGGATGCCATGCTGAGCAGACACTTGTTGCTTTGGATTTTAACAAGCATGTGATTGTAGAAAAGCCCATGGCACTTTCAATAGAAGATGCAGATTTGATGATTAAAAAAGCAAGAGAAAAGAAAAAAGTACTTGGTGTATGTCTGCAAAACAGGTTTAATAAAAGTGTGCAAAAACTTAAAAGTACCATCGACAGTGGCAAATTCGGCAAGATACTGTACGCTGTTGCAAGTATTAGATGGAATAGAAACAATGAATACTACAGACAAGATAGCTGGAGAGGCACATGGGAACAAGATGGTGGTGCGCTTATGAACCAATGTACCCACAACATTGACCTTTTACAATGGATAATAGGTTCTGAGGTTGACGAGATTTATGGTGATATAGAAACATTTTTAAGACCGATTGAAGCAGAAGATACAGGATTTGCTATCTTGAAATTCAAAAGTGGGGCAAGAGGAATTGTTGAAGGGACTACATGTGTTTGGCCTTCAAATTTGGAAGAGACGCTCAGCGTATTTGGTCAAACAGGCACAGCAGTGCTTGGTGGTACATCGGTTAACAGAATTGTTGTGTGGCGTGTGCCTGATGAGGATGAAAAAGAGGCTTTAGAAAAGTTTGCCGAAAATCCAGACAATGTATACGGGTTTGGTCACACTCCTCTTTTCAGGGATGTTATTGAAGCCATCAAAAGCGGACGGAATCCACTGGTAACTGGAGAGGAAGGTAAAAAGTCGCTTGAGATAATCTTGGGTATTTATAAATCAGCAATTGAGAAAAGACCTGTAAAACTGCCTGTTACCAACTTTTCAACAATGAATATGAAAAACAGTTATGAAAGGCAGAGATTAGTAAGATGA
- a CDS encoding nucleotide sugar dehydrogenase: MNEIAQKLLEKIENKTAVIGVVGLGYVGLPLAVEKAKAGYKVIGFDIQQKRVDMVNRGQNYIGDVVDKELADLVKEGRIFATTDYSKISDVDAVAICVPTPLDKYKQPDISYVVNSTREIAKYLHRGMLVVLESTTYPGTTEEVVKPILEESGLKCGEDFFLAFSPERVDPGNKVYNTKNTPKVVGGVTKACTEIAARLYENVLEGEVFKVSSPRVAEMEKILENTFRNINIALINEMAILCERMNIDIWEVIEAAKTKPYGFMAFYPGPGLGGHCIPIDPFYLTWKAREYDYHTRLIEIAGEINNYMPEYVVERVMKILNKFKKPLNGSKILILGVAYKKDIDDIRESPALKIIEIFEKENAEIEYNDPYVPSFTYNGKQYFSVDFTAESLKEYDIVVITTDHSKYDYKFIVENANLIFDTRNATKGIKSDKVYKL, translated from the coding sequence ATGAATGAAATTGCACAAAAACTTCTTGAGAAGATTGAGAACAAAACAGCAGTTATTGGAGTTGTAGGGCTTGGATATGTAGGACTTCCGCTTGCTGTCGAAAAGGCAAAAGCAGGGTACAAGGTTATTGGTTTTGATATACAGCAAAAGAGAGTTGACATGGTAAACAGAGGCCAAAATTATATAGGCGATGTTGTGGACAAAGAACTTGCTGATCTTGTAAAGGAAGGTAGAATCTTTGCCACAACTGACTACAGCAAAATTAGTGATGTTGATGCTGTTGCTATATGTGTTCCCACTCCACTTGATAAATACAAACAGCCAGACATTTCGTACGTTGTAAATTCTACAAGGGAGATTGCAAAATACCTTCACAGAGGGATGTTGGTTGTTTTAGAGAGTACTACATATCCAGGGACAACTGAAGAAGTGGTAAAACCTATCTTGGAAGAAAGTGGGCTAAAATGCGGTGAGGATTTCTTCTTAGCTTTTTCACCTGAAAGAGTTGACCCGGGCAACAAGGTGTATAACACAAAGAACACACCAAAGGTTGTAGGCGGTGTGACAAAAGCATGTACTGAGATAGCTGCAAGGCTTTACGAGAATGTGTTAGAAGGAGAGGTATTCAAGGTTAGTTCTCCACGAGTTGCAGAAATGGAAAAGATTTTAGAAAATACCTTCAGAAATATAAACATTGCCCTTATAAACGAAATGGCTATTTTGTGCGAAAGGATGAACATTGATATTTGGGAGGTCATTGAAGCAGCAAAGACAAAACCATATGGATTTATGGCATTTTATCCTGGACCTGGGCTTGGTGGTCATTGCATACCGATTGACCCGTTTTATCTTACTTGGAAAGCGCGTGAATATGATTATCATACAAGGCTCATTGAGATAGCTGGTGAGATAAACAACTATATGCCAGAGTACGTGGTTGAAAGAGTTATGAAAATCCTCAACAAATTCAAGAAACCTTTGAACGGCTCAAAAATTTTAATTTTAGGCGTGGCATACAAAAAAGATATTGATGATATAAGAGAGTCACCTGCTTTGAAGATTATCGAGATTTTTGAAAAAGAGAATGCAGAGATAGAATACAATGACCCATATGTACCGAGTTTTACTTATAATGGCAAACAATATTTCTCGGTAGATTTTACAGCAGAGTCGCTCAAAGAGTATGATATAGTTGTTATCACAACAGACCACTCAAAATATGATTATAAGTTTATCGTAGAGAATGCTAACCTCATTTTTGATACAAGAAACGCAACAAAAGGCATAAAATCAGACAAGGTTTATAAACTATAA